A genomic segment from Tuwongella immobilis encodes:
- a CDS encoding beta-ketoacyl-[acyl-carrier-protein] synthase family protein, giving the protein MRRVAVTGLGVVAANGIGKDAFWSACVNGVSGVGPISEFDASSFPIRVAGEVRGFDVTQHLPTNSRKSAKIMGRAAKFGVGAAGMALADSGLNLATIDPETVGVVIGTGVIPVDVGELMPILTQVVDDKGQFDLSRLEQPNTGSPLPPMWILKHLPNMVAAHISMAFNLQGPNNTITTACVAGTQAVGEAFRMIARGECDVALAGGSDSRLDPLMLMAYTALGALSRAERNPSEISRPFDRLRDGFVLGEGAGMLVLEEWEQAVSRGATIYAEVLGFGSSFDAFSITKPDPEGRGGARAITAALKEAKLNRDDIDYINAHGTSTRLNDQMETAAVKRALGDDAHTIPLSSIKSMIGHSIGAAGAIEAVAMALTLRDKVVPPTINLTHPDPNCDLDYTPNTARDTRAKVALSNSFGFGGQNGALIMRSV; this is encoded by the coding sequence ATGCGTCGGGTAGCAGTTACCGGTCTGGGCGTCGTGGCGGCCAACGGCATCGGAAAAGATGCCTTCTGGTCGGCGTGCGTCAATGGGGTCAGCGGCGTCGGCCCCATCTCGGAATTCGATGCGTCCAGCTTCCCCATTCGCGTGGCTGGCGAAGTGCGTGGCTTTGATGTCACCCAGCACCTGCCCACCAACTCCCGCAAGTCGGCCAAAATCATGGGTCGCGCGGCCAAATTCGGCGTCGGGGCCGCTGGCATGGCGCTCGCCGATAGCGGACTCAACCTCGCCACCATCGATCCCGAAACCGTCGGCGTGGTCATTGGCACCGGCGTGATTCCAGTGGATGTCGGCGAGTTGATGCCGATTCTCACTCAAGTGGTGGATGACAAAGGCCAATTTGATCTTTCGCGGTTGGAACAACCCAACACGGGTTCCCCGTTGCCGCCGATGTGGATTCTCAAACATCTGCCGAACATGGTAGCGGCCCATATTTCGATGGCGTTCAATCTGCAAGGGCCCAACAACACTATCACCACCGCCTGCGTCGCTGGCACGCAAGCCGTTGGCGAAGCCTTTCGCATGATTGCTCGTGGCGAATGCGATGTCGCGTTGGCCGGTGGTTCGGATAGTCGGCTCGACCCGCTGATGCTGATGGCCTATACCGCGCTGGGTGCCCTGAGCCGTGCCGAACGCAATCCCAGCGAAATCTCACGCCCGTTTGACCGCCTCCGCGATGGCTTCGTTCTTGGCGAAGGCGCGGGGATGCTCGTGCTGGAAGAATGGGAACAGGCCGTCTCCCGTGGCGCAACCATCTACGCCGAAGTGCTTGGCTTTGGTAGCAGTTTCGATGCGTTCTCGATCACCAAGCCCGATCCCGAAGGCCGAGGTGGTGCCCGCGCAATTACCGCCGCCCTGAAAGAAGCCAAGCTCAATCGAGATGACATTGATTATATCAACGCCCATGGCACCAGCACTCGCCTGAACGACCAAATGGAAACGGCTGCGGTCAAACGTGCGCTGGGCGATGATGCGCATACCATTCCCCTGTCGTCGATTAAGTCGATGATCGGGCATTCGATTGGTGCCGCCGGTGCGATCGAAGCGGTGGCCATGGCGCTCACCCTGCGCGATAAAGTGGTGCCGCCCACGATCAATCTGACACACCCCGACCCGAATTGCGATCTCGACTACACCCCGAACACGGCCCGAGACACCCGCGCCAAGGTCGCTCTGTCCAACAGCTTCGGTTTCGGTGGGCAAAACGGTGCGTTAATCATGCGTTCCGTGTGA
- the floA gene encoding flotillin-like protein FloA (flotillin-like protein involved in membrane lipid rafts), protein MLLNLLAQGKTPLGDSPPWVWGLIGVVVLVGIIVLVVFFRFFRLWIQCMLTGANIGIPQLVGMKLRAVDYEMIVRQKIALVRAGVKITTEELESHFLARGNVPKTSAAVIAAHKAGMDLPWKTASAIDLAGRDILEAVKTSVNPKVIDCPDMTKGRQFLDAVCRNGIQLRCKARVTVRTKLERLVGGATEETIIARVGEGIVKAIGSATDHKEVLSNPNMISQTVLHNALDAQTAFEIVSIDIADIEVGENIGAKLQADQAAADLRVAQAEAEKRRAAAVALEQEMIARTQENRAAVVLAEAEVPQAIAQAFRNGQISVTDYYNLKNLQADTSMRTSIAGGVGGNADNTDRPIS, encoded by the coding sequence ATGCTTCTGAACTTGCTTGCTCAAGGGAAGACCCCGCTTGGCGATTCCCCGCCTTGGGTGTGGGGGTTGATTGGGGTGGTGGTGCTGGTGGGCATCATCGTTTTGGTGGTGTTCTTCCGCTTCTTCCGCCTCTGGATTCAGTGCATGCTGACCGGGGCGAACATTGGCATTCCGCAACTGGTCGGCATGAAGCTGCGAGCGGTCGATTATGAAATGATCGTTCGCCAAAAGATTGCGCTGGTGCGAGCTGGTGTGAAAATTACCACCGAAGAACTCGAATCGCACTTCTTGGCCCGTGGCAACGTGCCGAAGACCTCTGCTGCGGTCATCGCCGCCCACAAGGCCGGTATGGATCTGCCCTGGAAGACCGCAAGCGCCATCGATCTGGCCGGCCGCGATATTCTCGAAGCCGTCAAGACGAGCGTGAATCCCAAGGTCATCGATTGCCCGGATATGACCAAGGGCCGCCAATTCCTGGACGCCGTTTGCCGAAACGGGATTCAGCTCCGCTGCAAGGCTCGTGTGACCGTGCGAACCAAGCTGGAGCGCCTGGTCGGTGGTGCCACCGAAGAAACCATCATCGCCCGCGTCGGTGAGGGGATCGTCAAGGCGATCGGCTCGGCGACCGATCACAAGGAAGTGCTGTCCAACCCCAACATGATTTCGCAAACCGTGTTGCACAATGCGTTGGACGCCCAAACGGCATTCGAAATCGTTTCCATCGACATCGCTGACATCGAAGTGGGCGAGAACATCGGTGCGAAGCTGCAAGCGGATCAAGCGGCGGCGGATCTTCGAGTCGCTCAGGCCGAAGCCGAAAAGCGTCGGGCAGCGGCGGTTGCGTTGGAACAAGAAATGATCGCCCGCACGCAAGAAAACCGGGCGGCGGTCGTGTTGGCCGAAGCCGAAGTGCCCCAAGCGATTGCGCAGGCTTTCCGCAATGGCCAGATCAGCGTCACGGATTATTACAATCTGAAGAATCTGCAAGCCGATACCAGCATGCGGACTTCGATTGCCGGCGGTGTCGGTGGGAACGCCGATAATACGGATCGACCGATTAGCTAA
- a CDS encoding protein arginine kinase gives MNLDSLIPTLGEWLKGTGPESEIVVSTRIRLARNLAHFPFTNRAKAHQKTEIEAKLRDCFSRLPAEYALTYVSMQGLEPLDRQFLVERQLISRELASVMEGPRGVAFDPQESISLMVNEEDQLRLQVMRSGFALDEAWQQIDHMDDLVEERVPYAYHDQFGYLTACPTNVGTGMRASVMLHLPALGLTKQIEKVFRALQKINLVVRGLHGEGSRASGDFFQISNQVTLGKSEAQALAEIREVISQIVTYERQARAALMRENRQALQDRVARAMGTLQSATMMTSDETMELLSSVRLGIHLHLIENLAAMTINELFIQTQPAHLQKLVGSPLDGEARNAARADFLRARLRETGTPPN, from the coding sequence ATGAATCTCGATAGCTTGATCCCGACCCTGGGAGAATGGCTCAAGGGGACCGGTCCGGAGTCGGAAATCGTCGTTTCCACCCGGATTCGCTTGGCCCGCAATCTGGCTCATTTTCCGTTTACCAATCGTGCGAAGGCACATCAGAAAACGGAAATCGAAGCCAAACTGCGCGATTGCTTCAGCCGACTGCCGGCCGAATACGCACTCACGTATGTCAGCATGCAAGGGTTGGAGCCACTCGATCGGCAATTTCTGGTCGAACGCCAACTCATCAGCCGCGAATTGGCTTCCGTCATGGAAGGGCCACGCGGCGTCGCCTTCGATCCGCAAGAATCCATCAGTCTGATGGTCAACGAAGAAGATCAACTGCGATTGCAAGTCATGCGATCCGGTTTCGCGCTCGATGAAGCTTGGCAGCAGATTGACCACATGGATGATCTGGTCGAGGAGCGCGTTCCCTATGCGTACCACGATCAATTCGGCTACCTGACCGCCTGCCCCACCAACGTCGGCACCGGCATGCGGGCCAGCGTCATGCTCCACCTGCCCGCGTTGGGATTGACCAAACAGATCGAAAAAGTCTTCCGTGCGCTTCAGAAAATCAATCTGGTGGTGCGCGGGCTGCATGGCGAAGGCAGCCGGGCATCGGGCGATTTCTTCCAGATTTCCAATCAAGTCACCCTCGGAAAGAGCGAAGCGCAAGCCCTCGCCGAGATCCGCGAAGTGATTTCGCAGATTGTCACCTACGAGCGGCAAGCCCGAGCGGCCCTGATGCGCGAGAACCGCCAAGCCCTGCAAGACCGCGTCGCCCGCGCCATGGGTACGCTGCAATCGGCCACCATGATGACCAGCGACGAGACGATGGAGCTGCTCTCCTCGGTTCGATTGGGGATTCACCTGCACCTGATCGAAAATCTCGCCGCGATGACCATCAACGAACTGTTCATTCAAACCCAACCCGCCCACTTGCAGAAACTGGTGGGCAGCCCGTTGGATGGCGAAGCACGCAACGCCGCCCGCGCGGATTTCCTGCGGGCCCGACTCCGCGAGACCGGCACGCCGCCGAATTGA
- a CDS encoding VanZ family protein: MMEPPIAPRPNRPHRGGLLLFVLILAAWTVALCAPVDQSAAAEAIGPPGRRFYVSKLIHIVGYGSLTMLAAMIPNSLQGRRFLLLVLVLHAPLGEFLQGFFSRTPAVRDVLLDYVGIGLAMLVWRRPWSGIFRRPPTESPPRR; this comes from the coding sequence ATGATGGAACCACCAATCGCCCCTCGCCCGAATCGACCGCATCGCGGCGGGTTGCTGCTATTTGTGCTGATTCTCGCCGCGTGGACGGTTGCACTCTGCGCCCCGGTGGATCAATCCGCCGCCGCAGAAGCGATTGGCCCACCCGGTCGCCGCTTCTATGTCTCCAAGTTGATTCACATTGTCGGCTATGGCTCGCTGACCATGCTGGCGGCGATGATCCCCAACTCCTTGCAGGGACGGCGGTTCTTGCTGCTGGTGTTGGTGCTGCACGCGCCGCTGGGCGAATTTCTCCAGGGCTTCTTCAGCCGCACGCCCGCCGTTCGGGATGTGCTGCTGGACTATGTCGGCATCGGCTTGGCCATGCTCGTGTGGCGTCGCCCGTGGTCGGGCATCTTCCGCCGTCCGCCAACGGAATCGCCTCCGCGCAGATGA
- a CDS encoding NfeD family protein, with amino-acid sequence MIAVCSSLCSRGLLPLWMVVFTTLLTGSAFGQAAAANAPPVEEGLFITVPNPITSDVVTRIRATTQTALNHPKRPIRKFIFDFTPNGKEAATRDYGVAYELSKEIKELTLNGGTTIAFLTGKVTLHSVLPVLACSEIAMSTEAKIGQVVEPNSPLLPRNELDYYLTLAGPNRAAVVLKMIDRNAEILKGLRNGATFYLDARKRNDEAFRDVQGIDPTPVMVAGAVELYSAEMARRYGLANTIKETRQDVAEAYRLSPASLQEDKLQGRQPAPWKIVVRGEITGAMRETLNRRFRYVMARGGNMIFLQLECSGGNPEDAAGLADDIRNLTDASGAPVVTVAYIPMAAPDLATFLALACDEIVMAKGKPGTEQKAAELGDFDSLVRIATQVNRPADPDDDDFPLPKNRKGADKKDKKGGPPDFAREEAAAQIPFIQSELQELATNRGISKLLIEGLFNADLAIVRVRSVKDATRREIMTEEQFQQENRDAQTWIFEGNIKERGKLLKLDAMTARDVGLVRYLTDNRDINEVFPQFGIESSTVQEATPDWLDGLASFLRRPEISVLLVMVGIGCLILELKVPGLTVAGLTSAFCFVMFFWAQSQMSGQIVYLAALLFILGIVFLGVEIFVLPGFGITGLAGIVLMLVGLGLASVDRVPQSSAEWGNFGATILQYSLSVVVAGIGTFFLARYLPNIPYVNRLVLPPVEADAAAESTPLPGAELAAALLGAIGVTATVLRPAGMAKFEDSFVDVVSDGSYIAAGERVQVIEVEGTRIVVKKV; translated from the coding sequence ATGATTGCCGTTTGCTCTTCGCTTTGCTCCCGAGGGTTGCTCCCTTTGTGGATGGTGGTATTCACGACTCTGTTGACCGGCTCGGCATTCGGGCAGGCCGCGGCCGCCAATGCACCGCCGGTGGAAGAGGGGCTGTTTATCACGGTCCCCAACCCGATTACCAGCGATGTGGTGACACGCATCCGGGCCACCACCCAGACTGCGCTGAATCACCCCAAGCGACCAATTCGCAAATTTATTTTCGATTTCACCCCCAATGGCAAAGAAGCCGCAACCCGCGATTACGGCGTGGCTTACGAACTATCCAAAGAAATCAAAGAACTCACCCTCAACGGGGGCACCACCATCGCCTTCCTGACCGGGAAGGTGACATTACACAGCGTGTTGCCCGTGCTGGCGTGTAGCGAAATCGCCATGTCCACCGAGGCCAAGATTGGCCAAGTGGTGGAGCCGAATTCGCCGCTGTTGCCACGCAACGAACTCGATTACTACCTCACCCTGGCGGGGCCGAATCGGGCGGCGGTCGTCTTGAAGATGATCGATCGCAACGCCGAAATTCTGAAGGGGTTACGCAACGGCGCAACCTTCTATCTGGATGCCCGCAAACGCAACGATGAAGCCTTCCGCGATGTCCAGGGAATCGACCCCACGCCGGTGATGGTGGCGGGGGCGGTGGAACTGTATTCCGCAGAAATGGCCCGCCGATACGGGCTGGCCAACACGATCAAAGAAACCCGCCAAGATGTGGCCGAAGCCTACCGACTTTCGCCCGCCAGCCTGCAAGAAGATAAACTGCAAGGCCGACAGCCCGCCCCGTGGAAAATTGTGGTGCGGGGCGAAATTACCGGGGCCATGCGGGAGACGCTCAACCGCCGATTCCGCTATGTGATGGCCCGTGGCGGGAATATGATCTTCTTGCAGTTGGAATGTTCGGGTGGGAATCCCGAAGATGCCGCCGGGCTGGCCGATGATATTCGCAATCTCACCGATGCGTCGGGTGCGCCGGTGGTGACCGTTGCGTATATCCCCATGGCAGCACCGGACTTAGCGACATTCTTGGCGCTGGCTTGCGACGAAATTGTGATGGCGAAGGGGAAGCCCGGCACGGAGCAAAAGGCGGCGGAACTCGGCGATTTCGATTCCTTGGTGCGGATTGCCACCCAGGTGAATCGCCCCGCCGATCCGGATGATGACGATTTCCCGCTCCCGAAGAATCGCAAAGGCGCGGACAAGAAAGATAAAAAGGGAGGACCGCCCGACTTTGCTCGCGAAGAAGCGGCGGCCCAGATTCCGTTCATCCAATCGGAATTGCAAGAATTGGCCACCAATCGCGGCATCTCCAAGCTGCTGATTGAAGGGTTGTTCAATGCCGATCTCGCGATTGTTCGAGTGCGATCTGTGAAAGACGCCACCCGCCGCGAAATCATGACCGAGGAGCAGTTCCAGCAAGAAAACCGAGATGCCCAAACGTGGATTTTCGAGGGCAACATCAAGGAACGCGGCAAGCTGCTCAAACTTGACGCCATGACCGCACGCGATGTCGGACTGGTGCGATACCTCACCGATAACCGCGACATCAACGAAGTGTTCCCGCAATTCGGCATCGAATCGTCCACCGTGCAAGAGGCGACACCGGATTGGCTGGATGGGCTGGCTTCGTTCTTGCGTCGGCCAGAAATTTCGGTTCTCCTGGTGATGGTCGGCATCGGCTGCCTCATCCTGGAACTCAAGGTGCCCGGTCTCACCGTGGCGGGGCTGACCAGTGCATTCTGCTTCGTGATGTTCTTCTGGGCGCAATCGCAGATGAGCGGGCAGATTGTCTACTTGGCCGCCCTCCTATTCATCCTGGGGATTGTGTTTCTGGGAGTGGAAATCTTTGTGCTACCTGGCTTTGGCATCACCGGGTTGGCCGGGATTGTGCTGATGCTGGTGGGGCTGGGGCTGGCCTCGGTCGATCGGGTGCCGCAGTCGTCCGCTGAGTGGGGGAACTTCGGGGCCACGATTCTGCAATATAGTTTGAGCGTGGTGGTTGCGGGGATTGGGACATTCTTCCTGGCCCGATATCTGCCGAATATCCCGTATGTGAATCGGCTGGTGCTGCCGCCGGTGGAAGCGGATGCCGCCGCCGAATCGACCCCGCTGCCGGGCGCGGAACTGGCTGCCGCTCTGCTGGGAGCCATCGGCGTGACCGCGACCGTGTTGCGTCCGGCTGGGATGGCGAAATTTGAAGATTCGTTTGTCGATGTGGTTTCCGATGGTTCCTACATTGCCGCGGGCGAGCGGGTGCAGGTCATCGAGGTCGAAGGTACGCGAATTGTCGTCAAGAAAGTGTAA
- a CDS encoding NfeD family protein, producing the protein MDQQALAFVLIAIGAILLLAEVFLPTGGILFGVAMLLELVGVVLVFLSGDTTMGLITLAGVFIGIPALSIAAFAIWPYSPMARSSAQVGDRDDDLSALPGASELEQLVGRYGRTLSPLRPAGAADFDGRRVDVLSEGLPIEANIWVRCVSVKAGKVLVRQVDRPQTLDDLDSTIL; encoded by the coding sequence ATGGATCAACAAGCGCTGGCATTTGTGCTGATTGCAATTGGAGCGATTTTGCTATTGGCCGAAGTATTTCTGCCCACGGGTGGAATCCTCTTCGGAGTGGCGATGCTCCTGGAATTAGTCGGTGTCGTGCTGGTATTCCTCAGCGGCGATACCACCATGGGGCTGATTACGCTGGCGGGGGTGTTCATTGGCATCCCCGCGCTGAGTATCGCGGCCTTTGCGATCTGGCCGTATTCGCCAATGGCCCGTTCCTCGGCTCAGGTGGGGGACCGCGATGACGATCTCTCCGCTCTCCCCGGCGCTAGCGAATTGGAACAACTGGTGGGCCGATACGGACGCACGCTTTCGCCGTTGCGACCCGCCGGGGCCGCCGATTTTGATGGCCGCCGCGTCGATGTCCTCTCCGAAGGGCTGCCGATCGAGGCGAATATCTGGGTCCGGTGTGTTTCGGTGAAAGCGGGTAAAGTCCTGGTGCGGCAAGTGGATCGGCCACAAACACTGGATGACTTGGACTCGACGATTTTATAA
- a CDS encoding UvrB/UvrC motif-containing protein, producing the protein MRCERCQKPAIMHITEIHSDAQYDEHHLCEECWRTYQTQPEPAAKPAPKPANPSGLEEHEEALALNERQCDHCGIKFVDFRNTGRLGCPHDYEAFQSELVPLLESIHGTAQHTGKKPKRLPETRSLLSELARLRKQLAEAIEQERYETAAQLRDAIRQKEQH; encoded by the coding sequence ATGCGCTGCGAACGATGTCAGAAACCCGCGATCATGCACATCACCGAAATTCACAGCGATGCCCAATACGATGAGCATCACCTGTGCGAGGAATGCTGGCGAACCTACCAAACTCAACCGGAACCCGCCGCCAAACCAGCGCCGAAACCGGCCAATCCCAGCGGATTGGAAGAACATGAGGAAGCCCTCGCATTGAATGAACGCCAGTGCGATCATTGCGGCATCAAATTCGTCGATTTCCGCAATACCGGTCGACTGGGTTGCCCGCACGACTATGAAGCGTTTCAATCCGAGTTGGTGCCGCTGCTCGAAAGCATTCACGGAACTGCGCAGCACACGGGGAAGAAACCAAAGCGGTTACCCGAAACACGATCCTTGCTCAGCGAATTGGCACGACTGCGGAAACAACTCGCCGAGGCAATCGAACAAGAACGCTACGAGACAGCCGCCCAATTGCGGGATGCAATTCGGCAAAAGGAACAACACTAG
- a CDS encoding DUF1501 domain-containing protein: MPHTHRIGLNRREVLQVGYSALLGVSMANALATPATAAANSSRGKRRPKSVILVFTTGASSHIDTFDPKPNAPAEIRGEFKAIATRTPGMQFTEHVPMLANRSDRFAVVRTLSHKDDNHTGATHHLLTGTKQPGGRFDKPLSRDDWPVYGAGVGFLSPPPAGIPAGVTLPTFLRDGPLVWPGQHGGFLGPKFDPWQVDSDPNQKSFRVGDLRLMDGLDVDTLSNRRSLLQEMNQKQVLLAETVEGRRLNEQQEKAFALLTSGAVARAFEMDREPDKLRDRYGRNLFGQSLLLARRLVQAGVPMIQANMGRVQNWDTHGGNFKRLKGDLLPALDRAVAALLDDLHDSGLLDDTMVIVTGEFGRTPKVNNQDGGRDHWAPCFSAIFAGGGVQGGQVIGKSDASAAYPATVPYTPDDLGATVYEVLGVDPTAEVRDRLNRPVQLNRGEPIRALFTGAIG; this comes from the coding sequence ATGCCACATACCCACCGCATCGGTCTGAATCGTCGCGAAGTCCTGCAAGTCGGCTACTCGGCATTGCTGGGCGTCTCCATGGCCAACGCGCTGGCCACCCCTGCGACGGCTGCCGCCAATTCGTCTCGCGGCAAACGGCGTCCCAAGTCGGTGATTTTGGTCTTCACCACCGGCGCATCCAGTCACATTGATACGTTCGATCCCAAGCCCAATGCCCCGGCTGAAATTCGCGGGGAATTCAAAGCCATCGCAACGCGCACGCCGGGGATGCAGTTCACCGAGCATGTGCCGATGCTCGCCAACCGCTCCGATCGCTTCGCGGTCGTTCGCACGCTCTCGCACAAGGATGACAATCATACCGGAGCAACGCACCACCTGCTGACCGGCACGAAACAGCCGGGGGGCCGCTTCGATAAGCCGCTTTCTCGGGATGATTGGCCGGTCTACGGGGCGGGTGTGGGCTTTCTGTCGCCGCCACCAGCGGGGATTCCGGCCGGGGTGACGCTGCCGACATTCCTGCGCGATGGGCCGCTGGTGTGGCCTGGTCAGCATGGGGGATTTCTGGGGCCGAAATTCGATCCCTGGCAGGTCGATTCCGATCCCAATCAGAAGTCGTTTCGGGTGGGTGACTTACGGCTGATGGACGGTCTGGATGTGGATACGCTCTCCAATCGTCGGTCGCTGCTGCAAGAGATGAATCAAAAGCAAGTGTTGCTTGCCGAGACGGTCGAAGGGCGTCGGCTGAACGAACAGCAAGAAAAGGCGTTTGCGCTGCTCACTTCCGGGGCGGTGGCGCGGGCGTTTGAGATGGACCGCGAACCGGATAAACTCCGCGATCGGTACGGGCGAAATCTGTTCGGGCAATCGCTGCTGTTGGCCCGTCGGCTGGTGCAGGCCGGGGTGCCGATGATCCAAGCGAACATGGGTCGCGTGCAGAATTGGGACACGCACGGGGGCAATTTCAAGCGGTTGAAGGGGGATCTGCTGCCGGCGCTGGATCGGGCCGTGGCCGCGCTCCTGGACGATCTGCACGATAGCGGATTGCTCGATGATACGATGGTGATTGTGACCGGTGAGTTTGGCCGCACTCCGAAAGTGAACAATCAAGACGGTGGCCGCGATCACTGGGCCCCCTGTTTCAGCGCGATTTTTGCCGGGGGTGGCGTGCAGGGTGGTCAGGTGATCGGCAAATCGGATGCCTCTGCGGCCTATCCGGCGACCGTTCCATATACGCCGGATGACCTTGGGGCGACGGTGTACGAAGTGCTGGGCGTCGATCCCACCGCCGAAGTCCGCGATCGACTCAATCGCCCGGTGCAACTCAATCGCGGCGAACCGATTCGGGCATTGTTCACCGGCGCAATCGGCTGA